From the genome of Desulfobotulus pelophilus, one region includes:
- a CDS encoding shikimate kinase has protein sequence MKTTPSSQPAQTNLILTGMPGAGKSTLGVLAAKILGMDFLDTDLIIQSNEKKRLSEIIEENGLNAFKEIEARHVAELTVSHTVIATGGSVIYSEKAMENLASQGLILHLALSLPELTKRLGNLDERGVVRMPGQSLAALFHERMPLYRKWADAEMACDGLSMDDLLCRIRQIFPPSPS, from the coding sequence ATGAAAACAACACCCTCTTCACAACCAGCCCAAACCAACCTCATCCTCACCGGCATGCCCGGAGCAGGCAAAAGCACCCTCGGGGTTCTTGCCGCCAAAATCCTTGGCATGGATTTTCTGGACACAGACCTTATTATTCAGTCCAATGAAAAAAAGAGGCTTTCTGAAATCATAGAAGAAAATGGCTTAAACGCATTCAAAGAAATCGAAGCCCGCCATGTGGCAGAACTTACGGTCTCCCACACGGTCATTGCCACAGGCGGCAGCGTCATCTACAGCGAGAAGGCCATGGAAAATCTTGCCTCTCAGGGCCTGATTCTTCACCTTGCACTTTCCCTGCCAGAGCTTACAAAACGCCTTGGAAATCTCGATGAAAGGGGGGTTGTCAGGATGCCGGGCCAGAGCCTTGCAGCACTGTTTCATGAGCGCATGCCCCTTTACAGAAAATGGGCAGATGCGGAAATGGCCTGCGACGGCCTTTCCATGGATGATCTTCTCTGCCGCATCCGGCAGATTTTTCCTCCTTCACCGTCATGA
- a CDS encoding fimbrial biogenesis chaperone → MRVFLSFLVFACINAFSLPSQASETAVILSPLRMVLEGRDRSETLRIVNPNSVPVTYRIEMVVMEQDTDGNVREVGKTKEHEDLLRMVRFSPRQVRLEPGAMQAVRIMLRKPATLQDGEYRVHVRVSPLPEPDRNMAEVVQAKAGQTTININFLVSTSIPLIIRHGKTAVNIDARGIELGVSHGETPVLQTLIFGEGNRSIYMDGAIFYGKILLGEVKGFAVYQPNGKRYVRFPLQADLPPSGSTLRLVLRDREKEGNPLIKEIPLVLNY, encoded by the coding sequence ATGAGAGTCTTTTTGTCTTTTCTTGTTTTTGCCTGCATAAACGCCTTCTCTCTACCTTCTCAGGCTTCGGAAACCGCTGTGATTCTTTCTCCTCTGCGTATGGTTCTTGAGGGCAGAGACAGGTCGGAAACACTGAGAATAGTGAACCCTAATTCCGTGCCTGTAACATACCGGATTGAGATGGTCGTAATGGAGCAGGATACGGACGGGAATGTAAGAGAAGTGGGAAAAACTAAAGAACATGAAGATCTTTTGCGGATGGTTCGTTTTTCCCCCCGTCAGGTCCGCCTGGAGCCAGGTGCCATGCAGGCTGTGCGCATTATGCTCCGGAAACCTGCCACCCTTCAGGATGGTGAATATAGAGTGCATGTCAGGGTTTCTCCACTTCCAGAGCCGGACAGGAATATGGCTGAAGTGGTGCAGGCAAAAGCTGGACAAACCACCATCAATATTAACTTCCTCGTGTCCACATCCATCCCTTTGATTATCCGGCATGGAAAAACGGCTGTCAACATTGATGCCCGGGGGATAGAGTTGGGTGTTTCGCATGGAGAAACACCTGTTTTACAAACTCTTATCTTTGGGGAAGGAAATAGATCCATTTACATGGATGGGGCTATTTTTTATGGTAAAATTCTTTTGGGTGAAGTAAAGGGCTTTGCCGTGTACCAACCCAATGGGAAACGGTATGTACGTTTCCCTCTTCAGGCGGATCTTCCTCCATCCGGCAGCACCCTGCGCCTTGTGCTTCGTGACAGAGAAAAAGAAGGGAATCCCCTTATAAAGGAAATTCCTCTTGTTCTGAACTACTGA
- a CDS encoding MotA/TolQ/ExbB proton channel family protein: MSKNKKGSDPFYAHKRGLTPFCSFCSFCFCLLFLLLFLFPVTAISSDMRAISVQAREARLAAEAEARETRREILADREKLAAKIAELTAAKNRLTEERSALESTVEVLMEKREALAGERDVTVSAMKAVSGTLRSAARELDAMLSESPFTASEPTRLEPVRRILDAGRFAGMEDFDVIVEGFFGEVLKTGAVRLERGEILGAGGQLMASEILTLGPFTAAFRAENGNVGYLHYLPENRRFQMLGREPSRSARKSLGAYMDGRSDSLSMDISQGAALQQVLHRSTLKSQVESGGFLVWPILFIALVALLVTLERIWFLHKVHTNADRVMGRVNELAAEKNWEACDATVQPGKGKPVFNILIAGLGGRKEDRQTLESILQEAILRELPRLERFLPMLNVMAGIAPLIGLLGTVTGMIRTFHTITLFGTGDPRMMSGGISEALATTMFGLAVAIPITLIHTFLTRRVEHIVGDMEEKAVALCNTLTREHSLPSCCKGRIQG, encoded by the coding sequence ATGAGTAAGAATAAAAAGGGGTCAGACCCCTTTTATGCCCACAAAAGGGGTCTGACCCCTTTTTGCTCTTTTTGCTCTTTTTGCTTTTGCCTGCTGTTTCTGCTTCTTTTTCTTTTTCCCGTGACGGCTATTTCTTCGGACATGCGGGCCATATCCGTACAGGCAAGGGAAGCGCGTCTTGCTGCGGAAGCTGAAGCCAGGGAAACCAGAAGGGAGATCCTTGCGGACCGGGAGAAGCTGGCAGCAAAAATTGCAGAGCTCACGGCGGCTAAAAACAGGCTGACGGAGGAAAGGTCGGCACTGGAAAGCACTGTGGAAGTCCTTATGGAAAAGAGGGAAGCCCTGGCCGGAGAGCGGGATGTTACCGTATCTGCCATGAAAGCCGTTTCGGGTACCCTGCGTTCGGCTGCCCGTGAGCTGGATGCCATGCTGAGTGAATCTCCCTTTACGGCCAGTGAACCCACCCGGCTGGAACCGGTACGCCGTATTCTCGATGCCGGCCGCTTTGCTGGCATGGAAGATTTTGATGTGATTGTGGAGGGCTTTTTTGGCGAGGTGCTAAAAACGGGGGCTGTGCGTCTGGAAAGGGGAGAGATTCTGGGAGCAGGCGGGCAGCTTATGGCATCGGAAATCCTGACTCTGGGCCCCTTTACCGCCGCTTTCCGTGCGGAGAACGGAAACGTGGGTTACCTGCACTATCTGCCTGAAAACCGCAGGTTCCAGATGCTGGGACGGGAGCCTTCCCGTTCGGCCCGAAAGAGCCTCGGCGCCTATATGGATGGCAGAAGTGATTCCCTTTCCATGGATATCTCACAGGGAGCCGCCCTGCAGCAGGTGCTGCACCGCTCCACCCTGAAAAGTCAGGTGGAGAGCGGTGGTTTTCTGGTCTGGCCCATTCTTTTTATAGCCCTTGTGGCGCTTCTGGTCACTCTGGAAAGGATCTGGTTTCTTCATAAGGTTCACACCAATGCGGACAGGGTCATGGGTCGGGTCAACGAACTGGCTGCGGAAAAAAACTGGGAAGCCTGCGATGCTACGGTTCAACCCGGAAAGGGCAAGCCAGTTTTTAATATCCTGATTGCCGGTCTGGGAGGAAGGAAGGAAGACAGGCAAACCCTGGAAAGTATTCTGCAGGAAGCCATTCTGCGAGAGCTTCCCCGGCTGGAGCGTTTCCTTCCCATGCTCAATGTCATGGCGGGTATTGCTCCCCTGATTGGTCTTCTGGGTACGGTTACGGGCATGATACGAACCTTTCATACCATAACCCTTTTTGGCACGGGAGATCCGCGCATGATGTCCGGCGGCATATCCGAGGCCCTTGCCACTACCATGTTTGGCCTGGCCGTGGCCATTCCCATTACCCTGATCCACACCTTTCTCACCCGCAGGGTGGAGCATATTGTGGGGGATATGGAGGAAAAGGCCGTGGCCCTGTGCAATACCCTCACCCGAGAGCACAGTCTGCCTTCCTGCTGTAAAGGGAGGATACAGGGATGA
- a CDS encoding SPOR domain-containing protein: MVAAVRPINMSPPSSPVGNTDRKGDRDDYSLTAADTLLQNTGQRQQWQNIRQNNDALARKLAPLLMERNAMLAKARDGETIRWSHFDTLTAELGRAGIHLWDHNALLASGWQADSMPHNHVSGNGSHRSGPAAPTVPLPSASEMTQARSTGLFPQSILPPTAPMVPQKEEPAPSTEPDFLVLNATWERHTLASGLGAYGNPDQLFMPLGALAAILEVPLRVSPQTGKASGEVLGKNFELNLEEKTITLGRKTQTIPENAIIHDEDDIHIDAKVLKEWLPLDFDFSFREMAVRLQPKATFPFQERIERQQRWNRLGSFDGTAKPSILDEKTRPAFVSLPVVDLSLSASHHSRDNNPRQASYTLSGAGNLAGGTGHFYVRGDDTHNPRRVEARFEKTDPSGSLPLGATRFALGDVSSPSLPILGRAGTAQGILLENRSLYKEREFDSTRFEGNLAPGWEVELYRGTALMDVRRVGEDGRYLFDDVSLFYGTNDFRLIFYGPEGQRREENRRLEVGTDMLPRGQMTYSASLTRQDRVTYEENQSRNNDAGNAAGVGAIEYGLGERTTLSAGFMSDTFGEERRTRLQAGMETALTGASLRVDGVHTVDGGSALRLGSQTALNDHRIRASVQLQDKLEGDHVTNPVRSISELSLYGTLGKQDGFRLPYTLSGRYTDRDDSYESRISLLNSLRTGAVHWNHRISHDYNSASSRPESIQGSLHASTRMQSTHIRAHGDYRLDDYERGFTGAGLTATRHLTRDLDIQGSLNRDFTGTGRTYGDAQLNLRKDKLSISPGVSADDRGDWSVSLNMNMALGPDPHRQSIRPLPRNSSAQGLAAVRVFEDANGNGIMDGEEKGLEGVRVRAVQSGSRAVTDKDGIAFLQLSPHQKTDIVIEEESLEDPALYPLHPGEAVSPRPGEVRPLSLPVIRTGEIDGTLYGVNSSGDSVPLRQVEVLLTDKKGTVVDRVLSEYDGFYLFERVKPGQYTVKALLSQDNGTVLTRSLATKIDETGSIESGLDMVLKTQDRPETKASAPGPVPEEDEYVLFREGRWTDSPDPQTLPATRPLFDGPEAVLYREGSWVPGSLGAVPALQGLTENRILFAAEGRKEEEIQTKKNQPSAIQHKSPLHGRISRYGVHAGSYRSREKALEGIQWAKDHMPELNSLEEARIQPVDLGEKGLWYRVVLGAFENRAAADSLAAVMAEKSGYGRVLTAGSKEETAVHLASYTDIKDAEKGIILLERQFRTLMGNNLSMGITKEGSSYRVVVQNFKVLEDAEQFRQKVADMGGYARIIG, translated from the coding sequence ATGGTCGCAGCTGTCCGCCCCATAAACATGTCACCCCCATCATCTCCCGTCGGTAATACGGACCGAAAGGGAGACAGGGATGACTATAGCCTCACGGCAGCGGACACTCTTTTACAGAATACGGGCCAGAGACAGCAGTGGCAGAACATCCGCCAGAACAATGACGCCCTTGCCAGAAAACTGGCTCCCTTGCTTATGGAAAGAAACGCCATGCTGGCAAAGGCCCGGGATGGGGAGACCATCCGCTGGAGCCACTTTGACACACTCACGGCAGAACTCGGCAGGGCGGGCATTCATCTCTGGGATCACAATGCCCTTCTGGCTTCAGGGTGGCAGGCAGACAGCATGCCGCACAACCATGTATCAGGCAATGGAAGCCACCGTTCTGGACCTGCGGCCCCCACCGTTCCCCTTCCTTCCGCATCCGAAATGACCCAGGCCCGCTCCACGGGCCTTTTCCCTCAGAGCATACTCCCTCCCACCGCCCCCATGGTGCCGCAAAAAGAAGAACCAGCTCCCTCTACGGAACCGGATTTCCTTGTGCTCAATGCCACCTGGGAACGACACACCCTGGCTTCCGGCCTTGGTGCCTACGGAAACCCGGACCAGCTGTTCATGCCTCTGGGTGCTCTGGCTGCCATTCTGGAAGTGCCCCTGCGGGTCAGTCCGCAGACAGGAAAAGCATCAGGGGAAGTTCTGGGGAAAAACTTTGAGCTGAACCTTGAAGAAAAAACCATCACCCTTGGCAGAAAAACCCAGACAATACCTGAAAATGCCATCATCCATGATGAAGATGATATTCATATTGATGCCAAGGTACTGAAAGAGTGGCTGCCCCTGGATTTTGATTTCAGCTTCAGGGAGATGGCCGTCAGGCTTCAGCCCAAAGCAACGTTTCCCTTTCAGGAACGCATCGAAAGGCAGCAGCGCTGGAACCGTCTCGGCTCTTTCGATGGCACGGCAAAGCCTTCCATTCTGGATGAAAAAACAAGACCCGCCTTTGTCAGCCTGCCCGTGGTGGATCTTTCCCTTTCAGCCTCCCACCACAGCCGGGACAACAATCCCAGACAGGCCAGCTATACCCTTTCCGGGGCAGGAAATCTTGCGGGAGGAACCGGGCATTTCTATGTCCGGGGAGATGACACCCATAACCCAAGGCGGGTGGAAGCCCGTTTTGAAAAAACGGATCCTTCCGGCTCCCTGCCTCTGGGGGCAACCCGCTTTGCCCTTGGAGATGTATCATCCCCTTCCCTTCCCATACTGGGCCGGGCTGGTACTGCCCAGGGTATCCTTCTGGAAAACCGGTCCTTATATAAAGAAAGGGAATTTGACAGCACCCGTTTTGAAGGCAATCTGGCGCCGGGATGGGAGGTGGAACTATACCGTGGAACGGCTCTCATGGATGTGCGCAGGGTAGGAGAAGATGGCCGTTACCTTTTTGACGATGTTTCCCTTTTCTATGGAACCAATGATTTCAGGCTCATTTTCTACGGTCCCGAAGGGCAACGCCGTGAGGAAAACCGCAGACTGGAAGTCGGCACGGATATGCTGCCCAGAGGACAGATGACCTACAGTGCCAGCCTCACCCGACAGGACAGAGTCACCTATGAAGAAAACCAGTCCCGCAACAACGATGCGGGTAATGCCGCTGGCGTCGGAGCAATCGAATACGGTCTTGGAGAACGAACTACCCTTTCCGCAGGCTTCATGAGCGACACATTCGGAGAAGAACGCCGCACGCGGCTGCAGGCCGGTATGGAGACAGCCCTTACGGGTGCATCCTTACGGGTAGACGGAGTGCACACTGTGGATGGCGGCAGTGCCCTGCGCCTTGGCAGCCAGACAGCCCTGAATGATCATCGTATCCGCGCCAGTGTGCAGCTTCAGGACAAACTGGAAGGTGACCATGTCACCAACCCTGTCCGCAGCATCAGTGAACTTTCTCTCTACGGCACCCTTGGAAAACAAGATGGCTTCCGTCTTCCCTATACCTTATCGGGCCGCTACACGGACAGGGATGACAGCTATGAATCCCGAATCAGCCTGCTGAACAGCCTTCGTACAGGAGCTGTACACTGGAACCACAGAATCAGCCATGACTACAACAGTGCAAGCTCACGGCCGGAAAGTATTCAGGGAAGCCTTCATGCCTCCACCCGGATGCAAAGCACCCATATCCGCGCCCATGGTGATTACCGTCTGGATGACTACGAAAGGGGCTTTACCGGAGCAGGCCTCACCGCAACCCGCCATCTTACAAGGGATCTTGATATTCAGGGCAGCCTGAACCGGGATTTTACCGGCACAGGGCGTACATACGGGGATGCCCAGCTTAATCTGAGAAAGGATAAACTCAGCATCAGCCCCGGAGTATCTGCCGATGACCGGGGTGACTGGAGCGTTTCCCTGAACATGAATATGGCTCTAGGGCCTGATCCGCACAGACAAAGCATTCGCCCCTTACCCAGAAACTCCAGTGCCCAGGGCCTTGCTGCCGTACGGGTATTTGAGGACGCCAATGGTAACGGGATTATGGACGGTGAAGAAAAGGGTCTTGAAGGGGTGAGGGTACGGGCCGTGCAGTCCGGCAGCAGGGCTGTGACGGACAAAGACGGCATAGCCTTTTTGCAGCTGTCTCCCCACCAAAAAACCGATATTGTAATTGAAGAAGAAAGCCTTGAAGACCCGGCCCTTTACCCCCTGCATCCAGGAGAGGCCGTATCTCCGAGACCAGGAGAAGTTCGGCCTTTATCCCTGCCTGTAATCCGCACAGGAGAAATTGACGGCACTCTCTATGGTGTGAACAGTTCCGGTGACTCTGTACCCCTCAGGCAGGTTGAAGTCCTCCTTACAGACAAAAAAGGCACGGTAGTGGACAGAGTGCTGTCCGAATATGACGGCTTTTATCTGTTTGAACGGGTCAAACCTGGACAATACACGGTAAAAGCCCTCCTATCTCAGGATAACGGAACGGTTCTGACAAGGAGCCTTGCCACAAAGATAGATGAAACGGGCAGTATCGAAAGTGGCCTTGACATGGTCCTGAAGACGCAAGACAGGCCAGAAACAAAAGCATCAGCCCCTGGACCGGTGCCGGAGGAGGATGAATATGTACTCTTCCGTGAGGGCCGGTGGACAGACAGCCCCGATCCACAGACCCTGCCTGCGACCAGACCCCTGTTTGATGGTCCGGAAGCCGTGCTGTACAGAGAAGGAAGCTGGGTTCCGGGGAGCCTGGGAGCCGTCCCGGCCTTGCAGGGCCTGACGGAAAACAGAATTCTTTTTGCAGCAGAGGGCCGGAAGGAAGAAGAAATCCAGACAAAAAAAAACCAGCCTTCTGCCATTCAGCACAAAAGCCCCCTGCACGGCAGGATATCCCGCTACGGGGTTCATGCAGGCTCCTACCGGAGCAGAGAAAAGGCCCTGGAAGGCATACAATGGGCCAAAGACCACATGCCTGAGTTGAACAGCCTCGAAGAGGCAAGGATTCAACCCGTGGATCTGGGGGAAAAAGGTCTCTGGTACAGGGTAGTTCTGGGTGCTTTTGAAAACAGGGCTGCTGCGGACAGCCTGGCTGCTGTCATGGCCGAAAAATCGGGATACGGCAGGGTTCTCACGGCAGGCAGTAAAGAGGAAACGGCCGTTCATCTGGCAAGCTATACGGATATAAAGGACGCGGAAAAGGGCATCATTCTTCTGGAAAGGCAGTTCCGCACCCTCATGGGTAACAATCTTTCCATGGGTATCACCAAGGAAGGCAGCAGCTACAGAGTCGTCGTACAGAATTTTAAGGTTCTGGAAGATGCGGAACAATTCAGGCAAAAAGTGGCGGATATGGGTGGATACGCAAGGATCATCGGGTAA
- a CDS encoding DUF3450 domain-containing protein: MVIKKSVMAGFLVLLLHAPGFVMGDSRPKAVMEEHEKGMEAEAGTQKAREAWARERRELLSRMESLEEENRRLGRDRDRLSRSRDHLERDVAAIERELMEARRLEDELDGRLDEVLLRLEGSMASDLPFLEEERTQRLAMLQDLMVDPDAGPAERLRRIMEALRIEADYGFTVELGRIPLQLGQDEVLAQVLRLGRLGLFYRTGDGRVGYYDAGEKRWQPLEASWDASFARAFDVATRKRAPELVTLPVGRILP, translated from the coding sequence ATGGTTATAAAAAAGTCTGTAATGGCAGGATTTCTGGTTTTGCTGCTCCATGCTCCGGGCTTTGTCATGGGTGACAGTCGGCCGAAGGCAGTCATGGAAGAGCACGAAAAAGGCATGGAGGCAGAAGCCGGAACCCAGAAGGCCCGTGAAGCATGGGCCAGGGAGAGAAGAGAGCTCTTGAGTCGTATGGAAAGCCTTGAAGAGGAAAACCGGCGTCTTGGGAGGGACCGTGACAGGCTTTCCCGGTCCAGAGACCATCTGGAACGGGATGTGGCTGCCATTGAACGGGAGCTTATGGAAGCAAGGCGATTGGAAGATGAGCTGGACGGGAGGCTGGATGAAGTTCTGCTCCGGCTGGAGGGTTCCATGGCTTCGGACCTGCCTTTCCTTGAGGAAGAACGGACCCAGAGGCTTGCCATGCTTCAGGACCTTATGGTGGATCCGGATGCGGGCCCTGCAGAACGTCTGCGGCGTATCATGGAAGCTCTCCGCATAGAAGCGGACTATGGCTTTACGGTGGAGCTTGGCCGGATTCCCCTGCAGCTGGGGCAGGATGAGGTGCTGGCTCAGGTACTGCGCCTTGGGCGCCTGGGACTTTTTTACCGAACGGGAGACGGCAGGGTCGGATACTATGATGCAGGCGAAAAGAGGTGGCAGCCGCTGGAAGCGTCCTGGGATGCCTCCTTTGCCAGGGCCTTTGACGTGGCCACCCGGAAACGGGCGCCGGAACTGGTGACATTGCCTGTAGGGAGGATTCTGCCATGA
- a CDS encoding DUF4402 domain-containing protein, with translation MTGRNTFIFALLCTVLFLLQAGPVWGASFHLVHPLRFGQIIASPYADAIGMDASSGPAVPRNMGGGWSRVTGGNSGLIRYSPGMPGQQVQLLFPASVSLYNGHGGSLVVGAMDGFSTQYVTAQDMADHFLHIGGVLNLQPGASGIYGGSITITINILNP, from the coding sequence ATGACAGGCAGGAATACTTTTATTTTTGCGTTGCTGTGTACGGTGTTGTTCCTGCTGCAGGCCGGCCCTGTATGGGGAGCCAGTTTTCATCTGGTTCACCCTCTCCGGTTCGGCCAGATCATTGCATCACCCTATGCGGATGCGATAGGTATGGATGCCAGCAGCGGACCGGCTGTTCCCCGGAACATGGGCGGCGGTTGGAGTCGGGTGACAGGAGGAAACAGCGGTCTCATACGTTACAGTCCCGGTATGCCGGGCCAGCAGGTTCAGTTGCTGTTCCCAGCCAGTGTTTCTCTGTATAACGGACATGGAGGGAGCCTTGTGGTTGGAGCTATGGATGGTTTTTCCACTCAATATGTGACAGCTCAGGATATGGCAGATCATTTTCTGCACATCGGGGGGGTCTTGAATCTGCAGCCAGGAGCAAGCGGGATTTATGGCGGCAGTATCACAATTACAATTAATATATTGAATCCGTAA
- a CDS encoding OmpA family protein gives MRTCAVSGVCAGLLILVGLVVSVYADRFEKEVVVSPMAGVHKFHSDQDLDTALSLGVGLGYRFTPRWMGELMVHSVSTEHRHTDVDTRGVHISGNALYLFRPDQAFRPYGAAGMGILSTDPEGGKAERDFALNAGGGFFVDIVKDLAFRMDVRGILPPDGMDWNLAAHAGVAWTFGRTAAVVPMVTPPEPVDSDGDGVPDHLDRCPDTPPGAPVDKWGCPVDSDWDGVPDYRDHCPGTPEGLAVDEKGCPIDSDGDGVPDYLDECPDTPEGVVVDIRGCPIDSDGDGVPDYLDACPGTPVGARVNERGCWEIQGLTFGISSNVIDSRYHEAMDEVRMVLQKNPDLRIEVAGYTDSRGADAYNRRLSAARAQAVADYFVRQGIGADRLEVTGHGPDHPIADNDTAEGRARNRRVELLPIP, from the coding sequence GTCTTGTGGTTTCCGTGTATGCGGACAGGTTTGAAAAAGAAGTTGTTGTCAGCCCCATGGCAGGAGTTCACAAGTTTCATAGCGATCAGGATCTGGATACGGCTTTGAGTCTCGGCGTGGGCCTTGGCTATCGCTTTACACCCCGCTGGATGGGTGAGCTTATGGTACACAGTGTGAGTACGGAGCACAGGCATACGGATGTGGATACAAGAGGGGTGCATATATCCGGTAATGCCTTGTATCTTTTCCGGCCGGATCAGGCTTTTCGCCCTTATGGTGCTGCCGGTATGGGCATTCTCTCCACTGATCCTGAAGGAGGGAAGGCGGAGCGGGACTTTGCCCTGAACGCAGGCGGCGGTTTTTTTGTGGATATTGTAAAAGATCTGGCTTTCCGAATGGATGTACGCGGTATTCTGCCTCCGGATGGGATGGACTGGAATCTTGCCGCCCATGCCGGTGTGGCATGGACCTTTGGCCGCACGGCAGCCGTGGTCCCCATGGTCACACCGCCGGAGCCTGTGGATTCCGACGGCGATGGCGTTCCTGACCATCTGGACCGCTGTCCGGACACGCCTCCGGGAGCTCCCGTGGATAAGTGGGGCTGTCCTGTGGACAGTGACTGGGATGGTGTGCCGGACTACAGGGATCACTGCCCCGGAACCCCCGAAGGGCTTGCTGTGGATGAAAAGGGTTGTCCCATTGACAGTGACGGGGATGGGGTACCCGATTATCTGGATGAATGTCCGGATACCCCTGAGGGTGTGGTTGTGGACATCCGGGGCTGCCCCATTGACAGTGACGGGGATGGAGTACCCGATTATCTGGATGCCTGTCCGGGAACGCCTGTGGGTGCAAGGGTGAATGAGCGGGGTTGCTGGGAAATTCAGGGGCTGACCTTTGGGATCTCCAGCAATGTCATTGATTCCCGGTATCATGAAGCCATGGATGAGGTTCGGATGGTGTTGCAGAAGAACCCGGATTTACGGATTGAAGTGGCCGGATATACAGACAGTCGTGGAGCGGATGCCTATAATCGTCGTCTTTCCGCAGCAAGGGCTCAGGCAGTGGCAGACTATTTTGTCCGGCAGGGTATTGGAGCGGACAGGCTTGAAGTGACAGGCCACGGACCGGACCATCCCATTGCCGATAATGATACGGCAGAAGGCAGAGCCCGGAACCGCAGGGTGGAGCTGCTTCCCATTCCCTGA
- a CDS encoding DUF4402 domain-containing protein, with protein sequence MKKNYVVCILALVSCLSLWVKDSWAVAVTMTAEAEITAAVLAGTEDQSLNFGSIVTTGATSVTIDASGMVVTGGVLPSPVLPSAPAGTSVSGGHNGRIDVTTTVGANISIVYPTSITITETGGATMTINDIAINSTASPLAATAAGPNKIFVGGVLGVSSGQTPGTYDNAAVTITINYQ encoded by the coding sequence ATGAAAAAAAACTACGTTGTCTGTATATTGGCACTGGTATCCTGTTTGTCTCTGTGGGTGAAGGACTCGTGGGCTGTCGCTGTTACCATGACGGCAGAGGCAGAAATTACGGCTGCCGTTCTTGCTGGAACGGAGGATCAGTCCTTAAATTTTGGCAGTATTGTTACCACAGGAGCTACAAGCGTTACGATTGATGCCTCTGGCATGGTCGTGACCGGAGGCGTATTGCCCTCTCCCGTATTGCCATCCGCGCCAGCGGGGACATCGGTAAGCGGCGGGCATAACGGTCGCATCGATGTTACGACAACGGTGGGAGCCAATATCAGCATTGTCTATCCTACCTCCATTACCATTACGGAGACAGGAGGCGCAACCATGACCATTAACGATATTGCGATCAACTCCACGGCCTCCCCCCTTGCCGCTACCGCTGCGGGCCCTAATAAAATTTTTGTCGGAGGGGTTCTGGGTGTGAGTAGCGGACAGACGCCAGGAACCTATGACAATGCAGCCGTTACCATCACCATTAACTATCAGTAA